In Flavobacterium sp. GSB-24, the genomic window AATTTTTTGCAACTAATGAAATTGCTCCGACAGCAACACCTTCTCCAATAGTAACTCCTGGTAAAACAACACACCCAGAGCCAATTATACTATAACTTTCAAAAATCACTGGGCGATTATCTACATTTTTAAACTCATCTTCAATAGTTGGACCTGTTAAATAGTCCCCTGAATAATCATCACTACTAGAATATACCGAAGTTTTAGAACTTATACCTACAAAATCATTGATCTTAATTAATTCATTTCCTATTAAAGAAACATAACATGCTATATGGACGTGGTTACCTATTTCGATACCCTTTTCTCCTGC contains:
- a CDS encoding acyltransferase; the protein is MAFLSREDLEKIGFKNLGKNVLISDKASIYRPQNISIGENVRIDDFCIISAGEKGIEIGNHVHIACYVSLIGNELIKINDFVGISSKTSVYSSSDDYSGDYLTGPTIEDEFKNVDNRPVIFESYSIIGSGCVVLPGVTIGEGVAVGAISLVAKNLDSWCIYVGTPIKYIKKRRKNMLQFLPLLK